Genomic window (Lampris incognitus isolate fLamInc1 chromosome 3, fLamInc1.hap2, whole genome shotgun sequence):
TAATGTAGCATGTCAATTATGTCAGTAGGTTATTATGCTTTTCATCGTATTTGTCATTACCTTCATAAACATGCTTTAAATAATCCTTGATAAGCATGGCTTGCTCGTCTTCATTCATTATAAATATGAGCAGATGGACACTAAGCCTCTGCTTTTTCACAGGTACTTGTTTTCCCTGCAGATGAAGAGAGACCTTATGGAGGGCAGGTTGACCTGCACAGAAAATACTGGAGCCCTTCTTGCTTCTCATCTTGTTCAGTGTATGTTCAGGCTCCCTTTTTTCCACAGCGGTTAATAGTTTTGACTAATGATGGCACAAACAGTGTTATGTAACCCATGCCATACGCTCCTCATGCTCTTGTTTGTGTACAAACAGAATTCAAGGAATTAATCTCTTTTAATACATTTACCCTGTTGAAAgatgaataacccccccccccacccgcccccaTAACCACAGCTGAGATCGGTGACTATGATGACATGGCTGATAGGGACTTTCTGAGGGTGAGCAAATTGTTGCCATACCAAGAGAGGGTTCAAGAGAGGATCATGGAGCTACACCGTCGGCATGTGTGAGTTGCTGTCTGTCCTGTTTGTCTGtgtggaagtaaaaaaaaaaaagaaaagaaaaaaagaagcatgtTGAATCGGGGTTAATGCCATTTTCCCAGACTTAGCATTTCTTGTGCATCAAATTTTATGCAAGACATCCATCTAGTCTTGGAAGAGGCATGATTACCCCATTTATCTCTCGAGACTTAATTGTGGTTATTATCTCTTCTGGGACCCTTTTAAGAGGAACACACAAACAGTGCTCCACGGTCACCTTCTAAGTATTTGTGCCATGATTTGATGTTTTTTGCTGGAATTTTCCACTAAATGTGGATGAATCATCAGTATGGTATTGCATAGTTTAGTGGAATTCAATACTATGCTGTTCTTCACTTAAAAACGTTTCAAGatcataaataaaatgaaaaagaagACCCAGAGAATTTCTAAGCAGCTGCAGGTTGTATACCCTCTCTATAAACAGTTATGTGGTTTCAACACAAATGTTTAGTGTTAACTTGTTAAGAGATAACTATTCCTGCTAACAAACCATGCTAAGGGGGTTGGCACCATTTCAGAGTCCTGCTTTTAATAGTAAtctggtgctttcacaaaacCGCTCACCGTACTTTCTCACAGCCAGCGTTCATGTTCACATGACACTGTCCTATAGCCACTAGTGCTTTCCTCAAACTAATGTAGTGGGTGGCTCTAAGATTGGAGCCTTCGTTAATCTCGCTCCCTAGCTGTCAGCGTGGAAGCGCAGGGCTGCCGGTTCCCTGTACTAATCCCTTGCACTGGACGGTCTATTAGCCATAAGGCTAGTAGGGCAGGGGAGGGCCCTAAGGAGATTTCACTGCTTAACGGATGAACAAAATTAGAATGCAGTGATGATTGGATGGATATGCTGTTCTAAACATATTGTTTGGTTGTAATCTTATGGTTAGAAATAATGCCCGTTAAGTCCTGGTAGTTTGGAGGCATGCGAGTTTATTGTCTGGTGAGTGAATCTGCCCTGAATTTAGTCATCAGTTGATCTCCTTGTGTTAAAGcttttatatatgtatacatattgatttattgatttatcGACTAATTAATGTATTTTGTACTGACACTGGAAAAGCACAAAAATAGCAACAAGTCTGCACACTACATCGTAAAAACCTGTGGTAACCTATCTAAGCCTGTTTTTGAATTTGCCATGGCAAAAAGTCATAAGACCGGTGTTCTCTTGACTTGTCACTTTTCCACCATAAATATGGATGTCTACGCCAATTTTCTTTCACTTCCAAGCTTTTTCTGTGACAACAATCATGCCTAGAGGTGCAGAATAATTTCTTAATTGATAATTCTGATTATTTTGCTAGATATTGTGGTTGTCGGATGATTATCATTACTCGTAAAGATTAAAGGGATGAAATGATCTTGGCATCTTGTGTCAAAATCTTGGCAATTTTCAATCAATAAGCATTCAATACAAAATGTTACTTCATTGCCGATATGCTCATTCTTTACATTTGTCAAAACTAAATTTGCAGTACATGATCGCATGTGGATAATTGATTCACATTCTCTTATTTAACACGTTACACATCTTTACAGATAATGCAGATGTTTGGTGTTGTTGATATTTTGCAGTTTTTGAAATCCCTCAATTGAATAAAAAGCCATATTACTGTATCAGTGGGAGTTATTCATAAACTCTATAATTGCCAAATACATGTAAATCTGAGTCACATGTTCATGCAAACAAAGGTACCACGTGAATACATCGTTTTTGAGTTTTTTCTTGTTCATCAAACATGAGCCAGGATGAGAACAAATACCAGACTCTGTACCCTGGTTTCATTTACTTGTGCCGTTCCTGAGAACCAATTTAAGAGTTGTTCAAgagaatatttaaaaaaaataaaaaaacaactggTCATGTGTGTGGCACATTTTCACCCACAGGGGCCAGACTCCAGCTGAATCTGATTTCCAGGTCCTGGAGATTGGCCGTAAACTGGAGATGTATGGAGTCCGTTTCCACCCGGCGGCTGACCGAGAGGGCACCAAGATCAACCTGGCTGTCGCTCATATGGGCCTTCAGGTGTTCCAGGTGACTGCTCCCTTCAaccctgttttttgctgcaaGACACCTCTGTCTCCAATACTATCCAAAACAATGGTAATGTGTTTTTAaatatttggatatgtgttttatatTTTCCTAGGGCAACACAAAAATAAATACTTTCAATTGGTCCAAGATTCGCAAACTGAGCTTCAAAAGAAAACGTTTTCTGATCAAGCTCTACCCAGAGGTTCATGTGAGTATAAATAGAGATGAATCGTTCTTCCTCAAAGTTAAGCTGATGCTACTCTTTGTCCAAGTAATGAGTTTTACTAGTCTCTATTGACAGTATATAATGGTTTTTGTACATGGGAGAACAATATAATTTAATTATtagtttttattcatttttacaTGGAGAAGCTTTTTGATGTGTGATCTTACAAATTTGACTTATTTTTAAGGGCCCCCATCAGGATACCCTGGAGTTCATGATGGCCAGTAGAGACCAGTGTAAGATCTTCTGGAAAAACTGTGTGGAACACCACTCTTTCTTCCGACTGTATGACCAACCCCAACCAAAGTCCAAATCTATTCTCTTCACTAGAGGCTCCTCCTTCAGATACAGGTATTTAAAGATTATTGGTTTATTTAAAGAGGCACATTTGGCACCCGACGTGCCTTACTTGGCATTTTTAATGCTTCATCACACTAATATCAAAGGCACCTTACAACACAAACACTATACCCAGCTGAAATTGCTTGCCTAGGATTCTGCTGTTTCTTGTGTTTTGACTCTAAACTTTGTCTGTTAGTGGAAGGACCCAGAGGCAACTAGTGGATTATGTCAGGGACAATGGAGCAAAGAGGACACCTTACCAGAGGTGTGTATTTCTGTTAACACTGGAGAGAGAAAGTAGATGTTTGCTGTTCCATTTTTTTAAACCAGCCAAAAATTTTTTTCCGTAAGTCTTTCATCTTAGTAAACCTGACCTGACATTCTTTATCCTTCAGGAGGAACAGTAAAATCCGAATGTCTGCTCGCTCCCTGGCCACAGATGTGCCAAAACAGGTCAGTTGAGTTATTACGTTGTTGCCTTTTTTGTATAATGGGGGAAGTTGAGAACAGAAATGTTATTATGGAAAACTGATGAAGCTGTCCATTCTCCACTCTCCCCTTATTTCTCTCCCTTCTTCCCTCTATTCCCTTGTCTTTTTCCCCAATCTCTTTGTTGCATTATTTCAGAGTTTGTCATTCAATGACAGTCTCAGGGCCCCAGGCTCCCCTTCCTCCACTACTGTGTCCTACCATTCCATGCACATCTCTAGTTCTCTGCCACGAACAGAAGTACAACCTCAGCCCCTGCCCCTGCTCCTACCAAGCCAATCTCCAGCacctcaacagcagcagcaacagcagcttcAGTCCCCTCTGCAAGCTACCAGACCCCCCAGCCCACCGAAGGAAGAACCTCTTAAGACCGCTTCCCCGTCTCACTACGCTTTTCAAGGTGCCCCTAGTAATCAGGCAGCAGGAGACTGCAGccccttgtttgtgtgtgtagagagTAGCACTTCCCAATCACAGCCCTCCCAAAATGGCAATGAGGATAGTGAGTGTGGTGGAAGAAGGGGAGCTGGATGCTCAGCAGGAGGGGTAGGAGGTAAGAGGAAGGGGGTTCTCACACctgaggcctttgaggcggagcTCCTACGTGCAAAACGGAACCCAATGTTCTCAATGACAAGCCCGCAGCTGCAGGTTACTGAGGAGTTCATAGATGATGACCCGACCGAAATTTCATTTTACGGTGGAGGGGCCGAGGCTTATTCTTTTGGGCTTGATGACAAAGCAGATCATTTTGAATATGAGATGGATGCTAACCTTGGCAAAACCAGAATATATAGCCTGGGCCTTGAGGACCTAAATGGTAATAATCCCTTCTCTGATAGCACTGTTGGTCGCTCAGAGACCAGCTCGTTGGTAAATAACCGTTCCGAGTGTAGCTCCCTGGATAACCTGGGGCTCAGCTCTGCAGGTGAGTCCCTGTCAGTGGGTTATGGAGGCCCTGACTCCTCTTCTCTTCGCCTGCCAGATTCAGACAACCCCTCGGAGGCCAGCTCCATGGTCAACTTCCCAGCGTACTCCGTGCGCTCTGAGACCAGCTCTGCTGTGCAGTTCAGTGACTTGGTGGAGCAACTTGAGCAGCTCAGTTACCCACCCACAGCCACCGAGGGCTCTGCCAATGGCAGCTCAGACTCAGACTCTGACTGGGGCTCCGACAGTGGCCTTCCCCCTGAGCAGAACCTCTTTTACAGTAATCCATTGGCAGGGGGCAGTGGAATAGAGGGTTTCCTCCTTCAGTGCCACAACCTACAGGCCTTGGCCCTGGGGGACTCTTCTGGTTCCCCCCACATTAAAATGTAAACGCCTTCCCCGTACACATTTTTGAGGTCACATCAGATGTTTGCCTCTGTGCGTGAGTAACTGAGGGCATTAAAGATATAGTGCTTGAGGCCCTAGCCAAGATATTTTTAAGGATCTCGATCATAGTATATTGAGCTGATCATGAAGGGTAGCAATGACAAATGTAAAATGCACTCCTCACAAGTACAACATCCCACTACCACTCAAAAAAATCTTCAGTATTGAAAATGGTACAGATACAAACTAATTTAACATATTTTAAAACATTCTGAACTAACGTTTTAGCCATACCACAAATTAAGTAAAAACAATATAGCTGATTTTGCGTTGTTAAAGCAGTTTGGCTAACAGAAACCTTCTTTTTTATATCTTTGATttagtctgcagcccatcaatgcTGGAGATCTCACTTGTCTACATGCAAAAATAAATCACACACTTATCATTCCCCATATCAGAAAGTTTGCCTTTTGTCACCacgctttttttttgctttgttttttttttatataacagCTTTAACCATTTGTTAAAATGTATATAAAGGTGTTGACCTTGTGTCCTGTTACCCCTGCCAGGgtgtaattattttttttaaattgctcaCATCTTTTGATGagctttggcttttttttttgtctgctttTTAGTATGACATTATTCAGTGATGAAGTCTAGTCCTTCATCTCTTAATGTGTAGTAGCTGCAGAAGTCGTGTAGAGCACATCGGTCCAGAActtaaatggtttttttttttgggatgatTGTCTTCATCCATCAAACCTTGTAGAAAATGTAAAGcaagttttttttgttattttagcaACCTAAATATTTTTGAATATTGTATTTCCTTAAAATTCTCTAAAACACTAATACACACTTTGATTTCTTTCAACATGACTCTGTCTTGTTGTAGTGCCTTTGCATCTGGAATAGTCTCGTCTCTCGCAGAAGGACATAATTGCGGTGTTGCCTCACTTGAATTTTGAAGATTGTTATTTTAGGGAGATTGATTTGTAGATTTAATCACCAGCCCATTCACGCCTGACTAATCCCCCCTTAGTACAACattggaggaggagagaggactgtTGTGCATTCACTCTCTTGTTCTGACTACCTAACCAACGAGTTCTGAAGTAATGAAATGAACTCGGAAATATGAATGAAAACAGTAATGAGGTCAATGTGATATAAATGTAGGATTGTTACTGTTTTGAAGGCGGGTTTCTCCCTTTGTCTTTTTCATAACTGAGCTGGTAAGTAGTACTTAAGAAATAATGTGATATCCACATATATATACAGCACTTAGAAAACACCTAATAACCATGTCTTCATGCAGCGTTTCCTAAGCACCATGTCTTGTGTAGCGCTAGTTGTCACTGATCTGTGAATTTTTGAGATTCTTGTAAATCAGCTGATGTTCTTAACGCCACTTTGATCTCAGGGTAAAAATTAAATCGATTTTTGTCCTTGTTTAGTGTTACATGGGGACCTGATACCTATTAGATTCACAAATGACAAACGCCCTGAGAGCAACAAGCCATTTTGAGTTTTGTGCTTTAGTGACATCTGCTGGATGCTGGTGCTTGCCACTGTTCTACACATCAAACGTGGCATAATTCACAATACATTTAATATAACAGAATTAGAAGTGTTGTACAGTTGTTTgtctagttgttttttttttttgtaagagagggggggaaaaaacagtccAAAACAAACTAGCGTGTATGTTTGCTCAGTTGTGGAGTTCACCTGAAGAATGTAAGCAGTATACTTCCGAGCCATTAAGTATACTGTTACCACACCACTCCTAACAAAATGAATGTATCATGCAAAACACGTAAGAAGTCTCTCTACTTGTGTAGTATATTAGCTAATGTTAGTAACGGTATAAGATTGTATGAACACCTAGATCCTAAAAGTTAGAATGCCGAGTGTCTAGATGTGGTATTGTTTTCAGCATAGTTTTTGACCTTTAGGAACTCATTTGGATGCAAGCGGTAACATATTTTTAGATCTATACTCTTTGGTCTCTTCTGGCACGTGGTCCTTAACAAAAAACATGCTCATGGTCTCTGTAGTCTTTATTACCACGATGCCAGGAACATGGCACTTTGAACCTCTTTTTTATCAGAATAGGAATGTCAGTTAGGGGGGATGTTTTGCACAATAGTCAtgattttacttcttttttttcttttttttaacttggctGCAGTTTTTGAGATTTTTCAGCTCATGGACTTAATGAATAGCATTAGCTTTTAATAATAGACATGAATATTCAATAGCACATTCTCATGCTTAACCATGTCTTGAGTCTGGCCCCAGTGATGTTGATGCATTAAGTCTATGTAGGAGGCATTTTACAACATGCCACTGATCATGAAGACTTAATGCAGTTGTTGTATAAATAAGCATAATCAGTGGTATTTTTTTTACTGCACTTATGTCATTTCCTCCTCAACACAGTCTTGAATTTCAAAGTCCCATTGTAATTTCCTCTTATTTGAGCCCACTTTAAACTGCCCGAAGGCAGATTTCGCTTGGCTTTCCTCAAATCAAACTCATGTTTCTCTTTCTGTGCATATGTTATAGAGTCCCTCTTACTAGAGTCAGCACTTGTATTTATGTAAGGTTATATAAACGTCTACGGATATTTGACTTGATACTTGCAGGGCCTTAAAATACTTTTTGTACTCATTCACTTGGTATGCTGTTGTTGCATATCGTCGTCTTGTGTTCTTCTTTACTTTTCAATAGCTCTTCTGAAAGTCTTTGTGAGGAGAGAGCTGTCAGAAGTCCAGTAATTAACATAGCAGTCAGGCCTTAACTCATACAACGCCTTATGGGTAACAACTATCTCGCAGCTGTTCTCATTGTCATTTTGAAGGATGGCAAATCACCACTTTCCCCTGATAAAAGCATCAAAGACAGAACATGACTTTTTCAAAAGTGCACTTTTGAACCCTCTCTACAGTCACAAGTGAGAAAAATTGAATTGTTCCTGTGTCACCTTGGGAGGCGTGGAAggcatttttatttctttttcttttttgtcaaatACTGTCAGTATTTGGTAAAGAGGATAGAAATCACTGATCTGACTCAGTTTTTTTATTTGGTGGCTTTTATttaatcttgttttgtttttttttgtttttttgcagtttaATTCTTCACACCTCTCCACTAAACATTTTAATGACGAATATAaccagctaagctaactgcactTAGACATCAAGTAATTCAACACTTACTCTTATGAACATGTATAATTACTAATGATAAACCAATTGTActttatgtttgtatgttttactcTCAAGAATAAAGTAATCTCTTTTGGGTACCTTGAATGTCAGACTTAAAATTCTTTTCAGATGATCAACTGAAATCAGAGCAGCGATGGTTTGCAAAGCATCTCAACAGCTTCCTCATTAGAAAGTCCAATGCCGTTAATGACTTTTAAATTACACTGATTATTTATTTTCTTAAGGGCTTGGAGTAGAGTAGTGCTAGCGGTCGGGTCTGCATTTTGAAGAGCTAGAAAGACATCTTATTCAAATGTACTTCGCCTTCGTTCTTTAACCCAAATCCTAGAGAAATGTAAGAGGCATGTGAAGAGCGAAAGACGTTTCTTCAGATTCTGTGATAAACACATTTCCAAATAGCAACCAAACCTGCTTCTAACCTGGCATTGGTGTGCACTGTTTCTAACCCCGGGTTTTCTATTGcctgtttgagaaagaaaacttaaCAGCATCTTCGGAATTTACTTGTAATCTCTTGTCCCGGCATAAAATGCCTCTTCAAAATAAATGTTCAGTCTGTTTAGAAGTATAGTCCATCTCAGTGTAGTGTATGGCTGAAGTACATTAAGGTGTTGCGCTTTTCGATTTGCAGCCAAATTAGACTTTTCTTTTGGCTTCCCATTATTTTctttgccccccccaaaaaaaaagtttatctgCTCAACAAGGCAGTTTGAAATTGTAACAACAGTTATCCTTCTAAACTCTAGCACACTACAATGAAGTGCTTCTTTATGGTAACAAAATTGGATAGGAAATGGATGCCGTTGTTTCCTCTGTTTTTAGAGAACAGGCTTGGTTGTGAGGGGGTTGGGAGTTGGGGGTTGAGCTCCTCACACTGGATTCCACAACCTAATTCCAGCTGAGTGCGTGCTCCCTGTTTGGACAGGCTTCGGGCCAAGTCATTCCACAGCAACCGTCGTTCCTCCTGTGTGGAGGCTGCTGTTCGTTCTCTTCCCTGCTCGTGTCTTCCCCCATGGGGCATTTCAGATAAAGTGTAAACGACTGTTTGCCTGCCAGACAGACCACATTCCCGATAAGTCTCTGCTTGGGCAATTATTTCCGGGTCgaagatatttttttttctttttgttttttcttcgtcTTCTGCCTCCATTGTTTTTCCAGTGTTGTTATGAGAGAAGTGGAAGAACAGCTGTGGTGCTGTGGTGACCCATGACTAAGTTAAAAGTAAAGCGTAGCATTCGCTCTGCATCGCCCTGTTTTATTTGAAGGTAGCAGAGCTCGCAGGCAGGACATACGTTAGTGCAAAAGTTGGATCTCTGCATTGTAATTGGGCTCGTGTTTGAATCGGCAGTAAATCCTTAAAACTCATTCGAGAGGGCAAATACTCCAAGAAcagttgttgggggggggtatgGGAACTTATACATTCTTTACCCTTCCTAGAGCTCTTTTATGTATCTCTAACATGAACAGTCATGAAATTTGGTTTGATGAACATCAAATCAAGTTAAAACATAATTTTGTGTTATCAATTAGTTTGACGAATTGCTGTAATACTGGGAGAATAAGTTGTTGCTGTTAGAGGACATATTAATTTTAGAAACCATTTTAGGTTAAGATGAGGGTTATTTTATTAAGGCTGGAATACCTACATCCCTAAAACAGTTATCTAGATAGGATTATTCAACCTTATATTGCAGCATTGTAATGAGCAGCCTCTTTTTTGTCTCAATGGGTTCATAAAGCCTTGCTCCACTTCACCAGTTATGCTCCATTTCTTACTGGGGACGACATTGTTATGAACTACATGCACCACCCAAAGAGCCATTTTCACTAGTTGTACCACTAAACTACTAAAAGGGAGCAGTGTTTTGAATTGTTATTAAaacactacttgcaaaaaaaaaattcatttgaATTTTATTTCTGTTTCTCAAAGTAAAATTTGTTAATTTTGCAATCTCATCCTCAGGTTCAGTCATGGACAGCCCTCAGCTCTCACCATTCAACTCCAAGAGCCCACTCTGCCTCTCACCCACCTTCCAGATGTCTACTCTCAGCCTCCCGGGCCAAGCCCCCCCCTCACCTCTGCAAAGCCCCATCCTGAGCGAGGTGGGCAGCAATGCCAggctagaggaggaggaggagggcaggaGGAAGGTATACTGCACCCTTCCGCTCTGTGCCTCACAACTGTTTTTAGTATACTAGACCCATGACAAATCACTTGGTCAGAGCAATAAATGACAGCAAGACTAAAAACAgccttattgtaagtcactttggataaaggtgtcggctaaatgactgtaatgtattgtaatgtaatgtaatgtaacgtaatgtaatgaTTCACTATGTGGCACTGGATTTAAAAATATCCTGATCCTAAATTGGAGCTAAAATGAAATACTGCCTCCTTACCGTATTTATATAAAAACATGAGAATTTCCACAACACATAGTATATGCCCTGAAGCTCTTTGGCTTTAATGCTAACAGCCCTCTTCTCCTCCAGAGATATCCCACAGACAAAGCCTACTTTATTGCCAAAGAGATTTTGACCACAGAGCGAACATACCTGAAAGACCTCGAGGTCATCACCGTGGTGAGCTCCTCTTCAAAGCCCTGATCGAACATTCCTTCCAGCCCATTTGCTGGTGGAATATACAGTGTATTAATTAAGTTGTATCCTCTCATGCTGCCCACAGTGGTTTCGTAGTGCTGTGATCAAAGAGAACGCCATGCCAGAAGGCCTGATGACTCTACTCTTCTCCAATATTGACCCAATCTATGAGTTCCACCGTGGCTTCCTCAAAGAGATTGACCAGAGGCTGGCTCTCTGGTAGGCACTCTTATTTTAGTTGCTTTTTCATGAGACAAGTTATTGCAAAGCTGCTGACAATATGACAATGAATAGTATTTATGTCTTTCTCTTTACCCAGGGAGGGACGCTCCAATGCCCATGTCAAAGGGGACTACCAAAGGATCGGTGACGTAATGCTGAAGAACATGTGCGCCCTGAAGGTGTGAGACTGATGGTTGTCATTGGAAGGCTTACTGATTACTATTACCTTTCAAATACATATTCTACTGTACAGCTGGGTTGGGAGGCAGAAAAGTTGAATGGGCTGAAATGTATACTGTTTTCCACAGCAATTCACCAGCTACTTACAGAAACATGATGAAGTGCTAACAGAATTGGAGAAAGCCACCAAGAGGCTAAAGAAGCTGGAGACGGTCTACAAAGAGTTTGAGCTGCAGAAAGTCTGCTACTTGCCTCTTAATACATTCCTGCTCAAGCCCATCCAGCGTCTCATGCACTACAAGCTCATCCTGGAGAGGCTGTGCAAACACTATTCTCCTATCCACCGTGACCATGATGACTGCAAAGGTGAGACTCTGTTGTAGTCCTGTGTCAGGACTGACAGCCCATGctactatcttttttttttctcctcctacaTTTATCCTGCCAGTATTCCCAACTCTTGGATTAGCCATTTTGGTCGTGGATGTAAAACATTGATGTAACCATTTAAGGGAGCTAATGGTTTATGTCTCTATGCAGAGGCCCTTAAGGAGGTGACTGAGATAGCCACTCAGCTTCAGAGCAGTCTCATCCGACTGGAGAACTTCCAGAAGCTGACAGAGCTGCAGAGAGACCTGATAGGCATCGAGAACTTGACAACACCCGGCAGGGTAAGTGTAGTGACCTTAAGCAGATGGTAGGGGGCACTGAGAAACAGGGTAGAAGATGAAATGTTTCTAATCAGAACTCCTGCTTTTAGGAGTTTATACGAGAAGGCTGCCTGTACAAATTAACCAAAAAAGGGCTACAACAAAGGATGTTTTTCCTGGTGAGTAGAAAAGTCATTCTGCTTAAAATTGTGGTGGAAACTGGAATAATTTCAAATAATTGCAAATCACTGTGctcttttatatttgttttgagtgtgtgtgtgtataatttttttttttgtagttttcagACATGTTCCTGTACACGAGCAAAGGTGTTACAGCTACTAATCAGTTCAAAGTCCATGGCCAGCTGCCCCTTCATGGCATGATTGTGAGTATAACCTCCATTTCTCGTGTAACGTTTGTCATTCAGGTTAGCTCAGTTAATTTGGGTCAGTCCTATGAATTTCCCTCAATGACTTTGGGTTATTGATATTTGAATTGTAATACCAGCAAAGGTGTTTTGGAATGTTGAACGTTGACTCTAAACTCATTTGAAGTGCAAAAATATGATTTGATGAACATGCTTATTGAGCTCCCCAATAAACTTGCCAGTGTTGAGGGTTTAAATTGTCCCACATTCCCACTGTTAGGCAGTGAAATTCTATAGTTGTTTTAACTCAAGTATTAAATGACAAatgttatttaattttttttacactCAAAAATTCTTTTAACAGTTTAACAGCTGGGGAGAGAAGAAAGTGATTAAAGTGTCTGCCATCATGTATGTGGTAGGGGTGGGAGGGTAAAACACATATGATCTGTAATGACTAAACAGAGTGGCAGGGGAGGGCCCCAGTCTCCTAACCTTGCATGTCTCTGCTTTACCCCTGGCTGCAGCTCATAGTGCTGGATGCACCGGTAAGTACGCTGGGCTCTGCTAGCTTGGAAGGCCAAACCCCCTCCCATGCTTGACTAGACAAAATGACTAAAAGCACACCTATCAGATTGCTTAAGACTAAGAATCAAGTCAGACTCTCCCTGCCACTACCTAGGGATGCACACAAAGCTAAATGTACCACATGCATtctagtcttcttttttttttctcatccattatccaaaccgcttatccttacacagggtcgcagggatgctggagcctattccagcagtcattgggcggcaggtggggagacaccctggacaggccgccagtccatcacagggcattctAGTCAACTTACATATAAAAATGATTAAGCTTAAGGGGGAATATAAATGTTGTGTTTCACAGGGCCATTTCTTAAAAATATCTAAACTCTTCAGCAGTTGGCTAGCTGCCCAGAGTTTATGGACTACTGATGACTGTTTAGGGCTGTGGCCATCTTGACCATCAAGGTAAACAAACCGAAGCAGACTGCTTGATCTTACTCCTGATCACTGGCCACTGTTGTGCTTTGACCTTTAAGTTGGTCAGTCTGTGAGGTGTGTTTGGCTTTAAAACATGGGTGAGGAAAGGAAGCTAACAATCTAATTTATTAATAGAAAAAAAATGAACCCATGTTTGTTTAGCGTGTCAGATATATGTCGGCCATAGGTG
Coding sequences:
- the farp2 gene encoding FERM, ARHGEF and pleckstrin domain-containing protein 2 isoform X3 → MGEVEGSYRVLQTPGTRLGAQFNAGISTLEPGQSLNANIAGGGKSHGKGLQIRVLGLDDTQEFYDMDSKDFGQALLSEVFLRNNLIESDYFGLEFQNMQMNWVWLEPTKPVVKQVRRPTNALFRLSVKFFPPDPGQLQEEYTRYLFSLQMKRDLMEGRLTCTENTGALLASHLVQSEIGDYDDMADRDFLRVSKLLPYQERVQERIMELHRRHVGQTPAESDFQVLEIGRKLEMYGVRFHPAADREGTKINLAVAHMGLQVFQGNTKINTFNWSKIRKLSFKRKRFLIKLYPEVHGPHQDTLEFMMASRDQCKIFWKNCVEHHSFFRLYDQPQPKSKSILFTRGSSFRYSGRTQRQLVDYVRDNGAKRTPYQRRNSKIRMSARSLATDVPKQSLSFNDSLRAPGSPSSTTVSYHSMHISSSLPRTEVQPQPLPLLLPSQSPAPQQQQQQQLQSPLQATRPPSPPKEEPLKTASPSHYAFQGSVMDSPQLSPFNSKSPLCLSPTFQMSTLSLPGQAPPSPLQSPILSEVGSNARLEEEEEGRRKRYPTDKAYFIAKEILTTERTYLKDLEVITVWFRSAVIKENAMPEGLMTLLFSNIDPIYEFHRGFLKEIDQRLALWEGRSNAHVKGDYQRIGDVMLKNMCALKQFTSYLQKHDEVLTELEKATKRLKKLETVYKEFELQKVCYLPLNTFLLKPIQRLMHYKLILERLCKHYSPIHRDHDDCKEALKEVTEIATQLQSSLIRLENFQKLTELQRDLIGIENLTTPGREFIREGCLYKLTKKGLQQRMFFLFSDMFLYTSKGVTATNQFKVHGQLPLHGMIVEESENEWSVPHCFTIYSAQKTIVVAASSKVEMGKWIEDLNMAIDMAKKSQEKSDIFLDAGLGDRSNRSSDEVSLEQESEDDMHSSRTSLDKQTHHRANTTMHVCWHRNTSVSMSDHSLAVEFSALQSFHQSCPLVISWVRARDPIPSHTFAGTETRTSLSLITCA